A single Stutzerimonas stutzeri DNA region contains:
- a CDS encoding polysaccharide biosynthesis protein yields MLRLAEKLRAGLVSLPRRYKRLIQVATDVVLVWVALWLAFVVRLGDARNIEPLGGHAWLFGIAPLIAVPFFVRFGMYRAVMRYFGNDALMAIAKAVTLSALLLSLAVYWRTDAPKVIPRSMVFNYWWLSLVLIGGLRLVMRQYFMGDWFSPDSLTKFKGRDASLPKVAVYGAGAAGNQLVAALRLGRGMRPVAFIDDDPNLFNRSIAGLRVYSPKHIQQMIDETGSDEILLAIPSASRARRREVLEMLEHYPLHVRSVPGFMDLASGRVKVEDIQEVDIADLLGRDAVPPQQALFERCIRGKVVMVTGAGGSIGSELCRQILSNKPKALLLFEHSEFNLYSIHIELERTIERASLPIKLVPILGSIRNPERLLDVMRTWQVETIYHAAAYKHVPMVEHNVAEGVLNNVLGTMNTAQAAVQAGVANFVLISTDKAVRPTNVMGSTKRVAEMILQALSRETAPVLFNADGAVHHVNKTRFTMVRFGNVLGSSGSVIPRFYQQIRSGGPVTVTHPKITRYFMTIPEAAQLVIQAGSMGQGGDVFVLDMGQPVRIAELAEKLIHLSGLSVRSEKCPHGDIAVEFTGLRPGEKLYEELLIGDNVSPTEHPMIMRADEEYFTWDVLRGVLTKLLKAVEQDDYPQVRVLLREVVSGYVPEGEIVDLIYQQRRMGPTE; encoded by the coding sequence GTGCTAAGACTTGCTGAAAAACTACGAGCTGGATTGGTGTCGTTGCCGCGGCGTTATAAACGACTCATTCAGGTTGCAACTGACGTGGTGCTCGTTTGGGTCGCACTCTGGTTGGCGTTCGTGGTTCGTTTGGGCGATGCGCGAAATATCGAGCCGCTTGGCGGTCATGCCTGGCTGTTCGGCATCGCTCCGCTTATCGCCGTCCCGTTTTTCGTCCGCTTCGGCATGTACCGCGCGGTGATGCGTTACTTCGGCAACGATGCGTTGATGGCGATCGCCAAGGCCGTGACGCTCTCGGCGTTGCTGCTTTCGTTGGCGGTGTATTGGCGCACTGATGCACCAAAGGTCATCCCGCGCTCGATGGTGTTCAACTATTGGTGGTTGAGCCTGGTTTTGATCGGTGGGTTGCGGTTGGTGATGCGCCAGTACTTCATGGGCGACTGGTTTTCCCCGGATTCGCTCACCAAGTTCAAGGGGCGTGATGCGAGCCTGCCGAAGGTGGCGGTGTACGGTGCCGGTGCCGCTGGCAATCAACTGGTGGCGGCGTTGCGCTTGGGGCGAGGCATGCGCCCGGTCGCCTTTATCGATGATGACCCGAATCTGTTCAATCGTTCCATCGCGGGGCTGCGCGTTTATTCGCCCAAGCATATCCAGCAGATGATCGACGAGACGGGCAGCGATGAAATTCTGCTGGCCATCCCTTCGGCGTCGCGTGCGCGGCGGCGCGAGGTGTTGGAGATGCTGGAGCACTATCCGCTGCACGTACGCAGTGTGCCGGGCTTCATGGACCTGGCGAGTGGGCGGGTAAAGGTCGAGGACATCCAGGAAGTGGACATTGCCGACCTGCTCGGGCGCGACGCCGTGCCGCCGCAGCAGGCGCTGTTCGAACGGTGCATTCGCGGCAAGGTGGTCATGGTGACCGGCGCGGGTGGTTCGATTGGTTCGGAGTTGTGCCGGCAGATTCTTTCGAACAAACCCAAGGCGTTACTGCTGTTCGAGCACAGCGAATTCAATCTCTACAGCATTCATATCGAGCTGGAGCGGACGATCGAACGCGCCTCGCTGCCGATCAAGCTGGTGCCGATCCTGGGGTCCATTCGCAACCCTGAGCGGCTGCTGGATGTGATGCGCACCTGGCAGGTGGAAACGATCTATCACGCGGCGGCCTACAAGCATGTGCCGATGGTGGAGCACAACGTCGCCGAAGGCGTGTTGAACAATGTGCTGGGCACGATGAACACAGCCCAGGCCGCCGTGCAGGCGGGCGTAGCCAACTTCGTGCTGATCTCCACCGACAAGGCTGTTCGGCCCACCAATGTGATGGGCAGTACCAAACGGGTTGCGGAAATGATTCTGCAGGCGCTGAGCCGAGAGACCGCGCCCGTGCTGTTCAATGCCGACGGGGCGGTGCATCACGTCAACAAGACCCGTTTCACCATGGTGCGGTTCGGCAATGTGCTGGGTTCGTCCGGGTCGGTCATTCCGCGCTTCTATCAGCAGATCCGCAGCGGTGGGCCGGTTACGGTGACCCACCCGAAGATCACCCGTTATTTCATGACCATCCCGGAGGCCGCGCAACTGGTCATCCAGGCTGGGTCCATGGGGCAGGGCGGTGATGTGTTCGTGCTCGACATGGGGCAGCCGGTACGCATCGCCGAGCTGGCTGAAAAGCTGATTCATCTGTCCGGCTTGAGCGTGCGCTCTGAAAAGTGCCCGCACGGGGACATTGCCGTCGAGTTCACGGGCTTGCGTCCGGGGGAAAAGCTGTACGAAGAGCTGCTGATCGGCGACAACGTGAGCCCCACCGAGCACCCGATGATCATGCGGGCCGACGAGGAGTATTTCACCTGGGATGTGCTGCGCGGTGTGCTGACGAAGCTGCTCAAGGCGGTCGAGCAGGACGATTACCCTCAGGTTCGGGTGCTGCTGCGAGAAGTGGTCAGTGGCTATGTACCGGAAGGGGAAATCGTCGACCTGATCTATCAGCAGCGGCGGATGGGCCCGACCGAGTAG
- a CDS encoding mechanosensitive ion channel family protein, with protein sequence MNWDVVLNERLWINIAIITGVTLVSYLVLQTLVRVITNRLRKMSKGSRSGFVAIAAEMLSRTSHLLLIALSVLIALKVVELPDRWEAAMSHGWFIALAFQIALWMDTAVRLWMESLNRDGKARNPVTTTIIGIMIRIVIWTMMLLSILANLGVDITAMVASLGVGGIAIALAVQTLLSDVFASLSIGVDKPFEIGDFVVFGDVAGNIEHIGLKTTRIRALSGEQIVCANADLLKQTLHNYKRMNTRRIVFKFGITYNTPSAKVREVSALVKRIVDGLDNAKFDRAHFLAFDDSQLTFEVVYIMQVSDYNAYMDTQQEINLQLLDGLREMEVQFAFPTRSVEFIGGSFPELTVAGMPQEKPAANQDAPSAVPNG encoded by the coding sequence ATGAATTGGGATGTGGTGTTGAACGAAAGGCTTTGGATCAACATCGCCATAATCACTGGCGTCACCCTTGTCAGCTATCTCGTCCTGCAGACCCTCGTGAGGGTCATCACCAACCGCCTGCGCAAGATGAGCAAAGGCTCACGCAGCGGCTTCGTCGCCATCGCGGCGGAAATGCTCAGCCGCACCAGCCATTTGTTGTTGATCGCGCTTTCCGTACTGATCGCCTTGAAAGTGGTCGAGCTGCCGGATCGCTGGGAAGCGGCCATGTCGCATGGCTGGTTCATCGCCCTCGCCTTTCAGATCGCGCTGTGGATGGACACTGCCGTTCGCCTGTGGATGGAAAGCCTGAATCGCGACGGCAAAGCGCGCAATCCGGTCACCACGACGATCATCGGCATCATGATCCGCATCGTCATCTGGACGATGATGCTGCTTTCGATCCTCGCCAACCTCGGCGTGGATATCACCGCCATGGTCGCCAGCCTCGGCGTCGGCGGTATCGCCATCGCGCTGGCGGTGCAGACGCTGCTCAGTGACGTCTTCGCCTCGTTGTCGATTGGCGTCGACAAGCCCTTCGAAATCGGCGACTTCGTCGTGTTCGGCGACGTTGCGGGCAACATCGAGCACATCGGCCTGAAGACCACACGCATCCGCGCGCTGAGCGGCGAGCAGATCGTCTGTGCCAACGCCGACCTGCTCAAGCAGACGCTGCATAACTACAAGCGAATGAACACACGGCGCATCGTGTTCAAGTTCGGCATCACCTACAACACGCCATCGGCTAAGGTCCGTGAGGTTTCGGCGCTGGTCAAGCGAATCGTCGACGGCCTGGACAATGCCAAATTCGACCGCGCGCACTTCCTCGCTTTCGACGACAGCCAGCTGACGTTCGAGGTCGTCTACATCATGCAGGTCTCGGACTACAACGCGTACATGGATACCCAGCAGGAGATCAATCTGCAGCTGCTCGACGGACTGCGCGAGATGGAGGTGCAGTTCGCCTTCCCGACCCGCAGCGTGGAGTTCATCGGCGGCAGTTTTCCCGAGCTGACCGTGGCCGGCATGCCGCAGGAAAAGCCGGCAGCCAACCAGGACGCCCCGAGCGCGGTGCCAAACGGCTGA
- the acs gene encoding acetate--CoA ligase, which produces MTAASLYPVKPEVAARSLTDEAAYKAMYQQSVVNPDGFWREQAERIDWIKPFSRVKQTSFDDHHVDIKWFADGTLNVSANCLDRHLETRGDEVAIIWEGDDPSDQRKITYRELHHEVSKFANALRGQDVHRGDVVTIYMPMIPEVAVAMLACARIGAIHSVVFGGFSPEALAGRIIDGSSKVVITADEGLRGGRKIPLKSNVDEALTNPQTSCVQKIIVVRRTGGDIRWHPHRDIWYDDLMRVAGDVCAPKEMGAEEPLFILYTSGSTGKPKGVMHTSGGYLLYAALTHERVFDYRPGEVYWCTADVGWITGHSYIIYGPLANGATTLMFEGVPNYPDVTRIGKIIDKHKVNILYTAPTAIRAMMAEGSAAMEGADGSSLRLLGSVGEPINPEAWHWYYETVGKSRCPIVDTWWQTETGGILISPLPGATGLKPGSATRPFFGVVPGLVDNLGNLLEGPTEGNLVILDSWPGQMRSIYRDHDRFVDTYFKTFRGMYFTGDGARRDEDGYYWITGRVDDVLNVSGHRMGTAEIESAMVAHRKVAEAAVVGVPHPLKGQGIYVYVTLLAGEEPSDQLRQELQQWVRKEIGPIAVPDVIQWAPGLPKTRSGKIMRRILRKIATDEYDALGDISTLADPGVVPQLIETHKQMRLR; this is translated from the coding sequence ATGACTGCTGCGTCCCTGTATCCCGTGAAACCGGAAGTTGCGGCTCGGTCGCTGACCGACGAGGCCGCCTACAAAGCCATGTATCAACAATCGGTGGTCAACCCAGACGGCTTCTGGCGTGAGCAGGCGGAGCGGATCGACTGGATCAAACCCTTTTCGAGGGTCAAGCAGACCTCCTTTGACGATCATCATGTCGATATCAAGTGGTTTGCCGATGGCACCCTGAACGTGTCGGCCAATTGCCTGGATCGTCACCTGGAAACGCGGGGTGACGAGGTCGCGATCATCTGGGAAGGCGATGATCCGTCGGACCAGCGCAAAATCACCTATCGCGAGTTGCATCACGAGGTCAGCAAATTCGCCAACGCCTTGCGCGGGCAGGATGTCCACAGGGGCGACGTCGTCACCATCTATATGCCGATGATTCCCGAGGTCGCGGTAGCGATGCTGGCGTGTGCGCGCATTGGGGCCATTCACTCGGTGGTATTCGGCGGCTTCTCCCCGGAGGCCCTGGCCGGACGGATCATCGATGGCAGCTCGAAGGTGGTGATCACCGCCGACGAAGGGTTGCGTGGCGGCCGGAAGATCCCGCTGAAATCCAATGTGGACGAGGCGCTGACCAATCCGCAAACCAGCTGCGTACAGAAGATCATTGTGGTGCGCCGTACCGGTGGCGACATCCGGTGGCACCCGCACCGTGATATCTGGTACGACGATCTGATGCGCGTGGCCGGCGACGTGTGCGCGCCCAAGGAGATGGGCGCGGAGGAGCCGCTGTTCATCCTCTACACCTCGGGCTCAACCGGCAAACCCAAGGGCGTGATGCACACCTCGGGCGGCTACCTGCTTTACGCCGCGCTGACGCACGAGCGCGTCTTCGACTATCGTCCCGGCGAGGTCTACTGGTGCACCGCCGACGTGGGCTGGATCACCGGCCACAGCTACATCATCTATGGGCCGTTGGCCAATGGCGCGACGACGCTGATGTTCGAAGGCGTGCCCAACTATCCCGATGTGACGCGCATCGGCAAGATCATCGACAAGCACAAGGTCAACATCCTGTATACCGCGCCCACGGCGATACGCGCGATGATGGCCGAGGGCAGCGCGGCGATGGAGGGGGCCGATGGTTCGAGCCTGCGCCTGCTCGGCTCCGTCGGTGAGCCGATCAATCCGGAAGCCTGGCATTGGTATTACGAGACCGTCGGAAAATCGCGCTGCCCGATCGTCGACACCTGGTGGCAGACCGAAACGGGCGGCATCCTCATCAGCCCGCTGCCTGGCGCGACCGGGCTGAAACCGGGTTCGGCGACACGGCCGTTCTTCGGCGTGGTGCCGGGGTTGGTGGATAATCTCGGCAATCTGCTCGAAGGCCCGACCGAGGGAAATCTGGTCATCCTCGATTCCTGGCCGGGACAGATGCGCAGTATCTATCGCGACCACGACCGCTTCGTCGATACCTACTTCAAGACCTTCCGCGGCATGTATTTCACCGGAGACGGCGCGCGCCGGGATGAGGACGGTTATTACTGGATCACTGGGCGGGTGGACGATGTACTGAACGTTTCCGGTCACCGCATGGGGACGGCGGAAATCGAGAGCGCGATGGTGGCGCACCGCAAGGTGGCCGAAGCGGCGGTCGTCGGTGTGCCGCATCCGCTCAAGGGCCAGGGTATCTACGTGTACGTGACCCTGCTGGCGGGCGAGGAGCCGTCCGACCAGTTGCGCCAGGAGCTGCAACAGTGGGTGCGCAAGGAGATCGGGCCGATTGCCGTGCCGGATGTGATCCAGTGGGCGCCAGGTTTGCCGAAGACGCGTTCGGGCAAGATCATGCGGCGCATCCTGCGCAAGATCGCCACCGACGAGTACGACGCGCTAGGCGATATCTCGACGCTGGCCGATCCTGGCGTGGTGCCGCAGTTGATCGAAACCCACAAGCAGATGCGCCTGCGTTGA
- a CDS encoding CaiB/BaiF CoA transferase family protein, whose amino-acid sequence MNEKNENSLPLQGLKVIEMGQLIAGPFASKMLGEFGAEVIKIEPPHVGDPLRKWRKLKDGTSLWWHVQSRNKQSVTLDLKSAEGQQIVRQLVAEADVLVENFRPGTLEEWGLGWDELSRLNPRLIMLRISGYGQTGPYRDLPGFGVIGEAMGGLRHLSGYPGQPPVRVGVSIGDSLSSLYGVIGVLLALQERNRSGQGQEIDVALYESVFAMMESLVPEYDAFGYVREPAGSALPGITPSNSYLCNDGAYVLIAGNGDSIYKRLMMLMGRQDLADDPRFAHNDGRSQQAELIDKAIGEWTARHSRDEVIEALKEARVPAGYPYTAADIVKDPHYLARQMIEQVDTFAGPLKVPGVLPKLSRTPGRIGAGGPQLGEHTEDVLAGLGLTEEQVCGLRERGII is encoded by the coding sequence ATGAACGAGAAGAATGAAAACAGCTTGCCGTTGCAAGGCCTCAAGGTCATCGAAATGGGACAGCTGATCGCCGGCCCCTTCGCCAGCAAGATGCTCGGCGAATTCGGTGCCGAGGTCATCAAGATCGAGCCCCCGCACGTCGGCGATCCGCTGCGCAAGTGGCGCAAGCTCAAGGACGGCACCTCGCTCTGGTGGCACGTGCAATCACGCAACAAGCAGTCCGTGACGCTGGACCTGAAGTCCGCCGAAGGCCAGCAGATCGTCCGCCAGCTGGTCGCCGAAGCCGACGTGCTGGTGGAAAACTTTCGCCCGGGCACGCTCGAGGAATGGGGGCTGGGCTGGGATGAGCTGTCCAGGCTCAATCCGCGCCTGATCATGCTGCGCATTTCCGGTTACGGCCAGACCGGCCCTTATCGTGATCTGCCCGGTTTCGGCGTGATCGGCGAAGCCATGGGCGGTTTGCGCCACCTCTCCGGGTATCCGGGCCAGCCGCCGGTACGGGTGGGCGTGAGCATCGGGGATTCGCTGTCCTCGCTCTATGGGGTCATCGGCGTGCTGCTCGCGTTGCAGGAGCGCAACCGCAGTGGCCAGGGCCAGGAAATCGACGTCGCGCTCTATGAGTCGGTGTTCGCCATGATGGAAAGCCTGGTGCCCGAATATGATGCCTTCGGCTATGTTCGCGAGCCGGCCGGCAGCGCCCTGCCCGGCATCACGCCTTCCAATTCCTACCTGTGCAACGACGGCGCATACGTGCTGATCGCCGGCAATGGCGACAGCATCTACAAGCGGCTGATGATGCTCATGGGGCGCCAGGATCTGGCCGACGACCCGCGTTTCGCGCATAACGACGGTCGCTCCCAACAGGCTGAACTGATCGACAAGGCCATTGGCGAATGGACGGCACGGCACAGCCGAGACGAAGTCATCGAGGCGCTGAAAGAAGCGCGAGTGCCGGCCGGCTACCCCTACACCGCCGCCGACATCGTCAAGGACCCGCACTACCTGGCACGTCAGATGATCGAGCAGGTCGACACCTTCGCCGGACCGCTCAAGGTGCCGGGCGTGCTCCCCAAACTCAGCCGCACCCCGGGCCGCATCGGTGCCGGCGGCCCCCAGTTGGGCGAACACACCGAAGACGTATTGGCCGGCCTTGGCCTGACCGAAGAACAGGTTTGTGGATTGCGCGAACGGGGCATCATCTGA
- a CDS encoding DUF2254 domain-containing protein, with the protein MSDPANVFFRVVTRIKESIAFYPVLIPALYVAVAALVLLFESTSLAETLRDDLPAGLLDADNSREILGTLITGIISLTVFSFSMVMVVLNGAAARLSPRVLPGLVSDTRNQVILGIYLGSIVYYLLMIGTLNKNDPASVPALGLALAVLFGMLCMALFVVFIRSVSQSIQVDWILSELYNGASANLASRRRRMAGVHEIPDATDWWCLPAARPGYLRDVNERRLGKLLRKRDLIAMVQVEPGFFLIEGHPLIKFSEPLNEKEAAEALDCFDFHDKEFAGENVAYGLRQISEIAVKAISPAINDPGTATRAVNLIGVLLKRLGGLRPYDIGCVDSDRPRLFYPQPGMKRVLQTVIAPIRIYGAHDPQVLITLLQCMKNALHGDPSKAQREALHGEIHAIRDEAHANIDNPHDRRSVNEALKRLARVQSTQPTVALLPDNR; encoded by the coding sequence ATGTCTGATCCAGCCAACGTGTTCTTTCGTGTCGTCACACGCATCAAGGAAAGCATTGCCTTCTATCCGGTCCTGATACCCGCCCTCTACGTCGCGGTGGCCGCGCTGGTGCTGCTGTTCGAATCCACCTCGCTGGCCGAAACGCTGCGCGACGACCTGCCAGCCGGACTGCTCGACGCCGATAACAGCCGTGAGATCCTCGGAACGCTGATCACCGGCATCATCTCGCTCACCGTGTTCAGCTTTTCCATGGTGATGGTCGTGCTCAACGGTGCCGCGGCGCGCCTGTCCCCGCGCGTTCTCCCCGGCCTGGTCAGCGACACGCGCAATCAGGTGATTCTGGGCATTTACCTGGGCAGCATCGTCTATTACCTGCTGATGATCGGCACCCTGAACAAGAATGATCCGGCCAGCGTCCCCGCCCTCGGGTTGGCGCTCGCCGTGCTGTTCGGCATGCTGTGCATGGCCCTGTTCGTCGTGTTCATCCGCTCGGTGTCGCAGTCGATCCAGGTCGACTGGATCCTCAGCGAGCTCTATAACGGCGCATCGGCCAATCTGGCCAGCCGCCGGCGGCGCATGGCCGGGGTCCACGAGATTCCCGACGCCACCGACTGGTGGTGCCTGCCCGCAGCCCGTCCAGGCTACCTGCGCGACGTGAACGAACGGCGCCTGGGCAAGCTGCTGCGCAAGCGCGACCTGATCGCCATGGTCCAGGTGGAGCCGGGGTTCTTCCTCATCGAGGGGCACCCCCTGATCAAGTTCAGCGAGCCATTGAACGAAAAGGAAGCCGCCGAAGCCCTGGATTGTTTCGACTTCCACGACAAGGAGTTCGCCGGCGAGAACGTTGCCTACGGCTTGCGGCAAATCTCGGAGATAGCGGTCAAGGCCATCAGCCCGGCCATCAACGACCCGGGCACGGCGACACGGGCCGTGAACCTGATCGGCGTGCTGCTGAAAAGGCTCGGTGGCTTGAGGCCTTATGACATCGGCTGCGTCGATAGCGATCGGCCGCGCCTGTTCTATCCACAACCCGGCATGAAGCGCGTGCTACAGACCGTCATCGCGCCGATTCGCATTTATGGAGCCCACGACCCACAGGTCTTGATTACCTTGTTGCAATGCATGAAGAACGCCCTGCACGGCGACCCGAGCAAGGCACAACGGGAGGCGCTTCATGGTGAAATCCATGCGATACGCGACGAGGCCCACGCAAACATCGACAACCCGCACGACCGCCGCTCAGTGAACGAAGCGCTCAAGCGGCTGGCGCGCGTCCAGAGCACCCAGCCCACCGTAGCGCTTCTGCCAGACAATCGGTAG
- a CDS encoding LysR family transcriptional regulator → MRRVDFVTLRLFVAVADERSLTRAAEREHLALAAVSKRISDLEGQLGVSLLYRQPKGVELTPAGHALLHHARNLLDGLQQMDADLSEFSQGVKGHVRIHANTSAVIEFLPEDLSAFARLHPEVKIDLEERVSNDTLRALREGLTDIGIFAGHMPADDLQVFGYREDTLVLVTPREHPLASLKRIALRDAAGFDFIGLQQDASLHVLLHQSAQQMGTSLRLRIQVRSFEAICRMIHTGMGIGVLPEQVVRNYLPALDVAIVPLTDPWARRELKIGVRNLESLSVTARQLLEHLTAREGNR, encoded by the coding sequence ATGCGGCGTGTCGATTTCGTTACCCTGCGCCTCTTCGTGGCCGTTGCCGATGAGCGCAGCCTGACCCGTGCCGCCGAGCGCGAGCACCTGGCACTCGCGGCGGTCAGCAAGCGCATCAGCGACCTGGAGGGGCAGCTCGGCGTCAGCCTGCTGTACCGTCAGCCCAAGGGCGTTGAACTCACGCCCGCCGGCCATGCGCTGTTGCACCACGCACGCAATCTGCTCGATGGCCTGCAGCAGATGGACGCCGATCTCAGCGAGTTCAGCCAAGGTGTGAAAGGGCATGTACGTATCCATGCCAACACCTCGGCGGTCATCGAGTTCCTGCCTGAAGATTTGAGCGCCTTCGCGCGCCTGCACCCCGAGGTGAAGATCGATCTGGAAGAGCGCGTCAGCAACGATACGCTGCGTGCGCTGCGGGAGGGGCTGACCGACATTGGTATTTTCGCCGGGCACATGCCGGCCGACGATCTGCAGGTGTTCGGTTATCGCGAAGACACGCTTGTGCTCGTCACGCCCCGTGAGCATCCCCTGGCGTCGCTCAAGCGGATCGCCCTGCGCGACGCCGCCGGTTTCGATTTCATCGGTCTGCAGCAGGACGCGTCGTTGCATGTACTGCTGCACCAATCGGCGCAGCAAATGGGCACGTCCTTGCGATTGCGGATTCAGGTGCGCAGCTTCGAGGCGATCTGCCGGATGATCCACACCGGCATGGGTATCGGGGTATTACCCGAGCAAGTGGTGCGCAACTATCTGCCGGCGCTGGATGTTGCGATCGTCCCGCTCACCGATCCGTGGGCGCGACGCGAACTGAAGATCGGCGTGCGCAACCTTGAAAGCCTTTCTGTCACGGCGCGGCAGTTGCTGGAGCACCTCACGGCTCGCGAAGGCAATCGGTGA
- a CDS encoding DctP family TRAP transporter solute-binding subunit: MARLTRGITHLLAASALFSVFAAQAADPILIKFSHITADSTPKGQGALMFKKLVEERLADQVEVQVYANSSLYGDGKEMEALLLNQVQMLAPAPSKLEQYTKQLQLFDMMFLFDDMAAAQRFQQSEQGKSMLKSMEDKGITGLAYWLNGMRQFTANKPLREPSDARGLKFRVQPSDLQAAQYTALRAVPRKMAFAEIYQGLQTGVVNAQDNPWSNIYSQKYYEVQQYMTESNHGIGNYLLITNTQFWNGLPAPVRSELEQIIDEVTTEVNRQAEALNDKAKQNIIDTGKSEILVLTEEQRSAWRDAVRPAWKKFEAEIGPDLIKAAEAANQTQ; the protein is encoded by the coding sequence ATGGCACGACTTACCCGTGGTATCACTCATCTGCTTGCCGCTTCGGCCCTGTTCAGCGTGTTCGCCGCCCAGGCGGCCGATCCGATCCTGATCAAGTTTTCCCATATCACCGCTGACAGCACACCCAAGGGGCAGGGCGCCCTGATGTTCAAGAAGCTGGTCGAGGAGCGCCTGGCGGACCAGGTCGAGGTGCAGGTTTACGCCAACTCCTCGCTGTACGGTGATGGCAAGGAAATGGAAGCGCTGTTGCTGAACCAGGTGCAGATGCTGGCGCCTGCACCGTCGAAACTGGAGCAGTACACCAAGCAACTGCAGTTATTCGACATGATGTTCCTTTTCGATGACATGGCGGCGGCGCAGCGCTTCCAGCAGTCCGAGCAGGGCAAGTCCATGCTCAAGTCGATGGAAGACAAGGGCATCACCGGGCTGGCCTATTGGCTCAATGGCATGCGTCAGTTCACGGCCAACAAGCCGTTGCGCGAACCGAGCGATGCGCGCGGGCTGAAATTCCGCGTACAGCCGTCGGACCTGCAAGCCGCCCAGTACACGGCCTTGCGTGCAGTGCCGCGTAAAATGGCGTTTGCCGAAATCTACCAGGGACTGCAAACCGGCGTGGTCAACGCTCAGGACAACCCGTGGTCGAACATCTACAGCCAGAAGTACTACGAAGTGCAGCAGTACATGACCGAATCCAATCATGGCATCGGTAATTACCTGCTGATCACCAACACGCAGTTCTGGAACGGCTTGCCAGCCCCGGTGCGTAGCGAACTCGAGCAGATCATCGATGAAGTCACCACCGAGGTGAACCGCCAGGCTGAGGCGCTGAACGATAAGGCCAAGCAGAACATCATCGATACCGGCAAGAGCGAAATCCTGGTGCTGACCGAAGAGCAGCGCAGCGCCTGGCGCGACGCGGTTCGTCCGGCCTGGAAGAAGTTCGAGGCGGAAATCGGGCCCGATCTGATCAAGGCGGCCGAAGCGGCGAACCAGACACAATAG
- a CDS encoding hydroxymethylglutaryl-CoA lyase, giving the protein MSKRLYIQDVATRDGFQIEPNFIPTEDKIALIDRLSETGLAKIEVTSFTSPKAIPNLRDAEEVMRGIRRVPGVEYTVLVPNVKGCERALACGVDEINLVMSASDTHGMANLRMTPEQSLVQFREIIEATRSSGVFVNASLSTTFGCPFEGEVPERRVHELVQRLLEIGVQGITLCDTTGMADPAQVERICHEAIARWPEAVFTAHFHNTRGMGLANALAALNAGIDRFDASLGGLGGCPYAPGASGNICTEDLVHMFQRMGMDTGVDLDKLLECAARLPELVGHDVPGAVLKAGKSDRRYPKPKWMQADPTQ; this is encoded by the coding sequence ATGAGCAAACGCCTCTACATCCAGGACGTCGCGACCCGCGACGGCTTCCAGATCGAACCCAACTTCATCCCGACCGAGGACAAGATCGCTCTGATCGACCGCCTGTCCGAAACCGGTTTGGCGAAAATAGAAGTGACCTCCTTCACCTCGCCAAAAGCGATCCCGAACCTGCGCGACGCCGAAGAAGTCATGCGTGGCATTCGCCGGGTGCCGGGTGTCGAGTACACCGTGCTGGTTCCCAACGTGAAGGGATGCGAGCGCGCCCTCGCCTGTGGGGTGGACGAGATCAATCTGGTCATGTCCGCCAGCGACACCCATGGCATGGCCAACCTGCGGATGACACCCGAGCAATCGCTGGTTCAGTTCCGCGAGATCATCGAAGCCACCCGTAGCAGTGGCGTATTCGTCAACGCCTCGCTATCGACGACCTTCGGTTGCCCCTTCGAAGGCGAGGTCCCCGAACGGCGCGTGCATGAGCTGGTGCAGCGTCTCCTGGAAATCGGCGTACAGGGCATCACGCTCTGCGATACCACTGGCATGGCCGACCCAGCGCAGGTCGAGCGCATCTGCCACGAAGCGATCGCCCGGTGGCCCGAGGCGGTGTTCACTGCCCATTTCCATAACACCCGCGGGATGGGGCTGGCCAACGCCCTGGCAGCACTCAACGCGGGCATCGACCGCTTCGACGCCTCCCTTGGTGGCCTCGGCGGCTGTCCCTATGCCCCTGGCGCCAGCGGCAATATCTGCACCGAGGACCTGGTGCACATGTTCCAGCGCATGGGCATGGATACCGGCGTCGATCTGGACAAACTGCTGGAATGTGCCGCCCGCCTACCCGAGCTGGTTGGCCATGACGTACCGGGGGCCGTACTCAAAGCCGGAAAATCCGACCGCCGCTACCCAAAACCCAAATGGATGCAGGCGGACCCGACCCAATAA